From the genome of Podospora bellae-mahoneyi strain CBS 112042 chromosome 2, whole genome shotgun sequence:
taataatatattatctTAATAAcgtttttatttacttacgtactttaGAAAAGTATAAACGGTACGTATAAGAGATATTCGACGCGCTATACGGAGCCGGATTTTTagttaataaaaaaaaaagcgaaTTCtacgtataaaaaataatatatttagaatatttaatatcgctAAGTAAGGTTCGTATAAAACTTAGGAAAATTACAGTAATTAAAAACTAGCCTACgccgtaattataaatatacgttaaaaAATTTTTAGGGTTTATAAACTTCTAccggatatttattcgaagGTACGTAAGTATCGCGAGGCCTTTTAACTATTTAACTAAGAAGGACGTAGAGTTCCGGTAAGGATAGGAAGAAGAGTAGGCCTTCTAGGAGCTAAAAGAGGCTATTTTGAAGGACCCGGTACTTAAATTACTAGACCCTAGTCGACTATTTAAGGTCGAGGcaaatatattaaactatataatCGGTAAGTAATTAGGATAGCGAAATAACGATAGTAAGCTATACCTAATAGccttctttttaaaaaagcTCGAGGAAGTACGTTAAAACTACTTAATCCACGATAAAAAGttatttactattatcgaAGCGTTTAAGGAGTAGAGGCTATACCTTAATAATACTAAATACGAAATATAGgtctatacggattataaaaacctacggtactttattactataaaggtccttaacgcgcGGTAAATACAATAGTCAAAatttctttcggaatttaatttttaaattaattataagaaAGGATCGGAAAACGTTAAAGTAAACGCATTTAGCCGGCGTACTAACTACTATAAGGATATACCTAAAGAGTTACTACTACTATTTAAAAAGGCGCCTAATAGTACTTTCAAATATCTACTATAGTTATAGATAGAGTATTGCGTAGTATATTACGAGAGAGCTACTTCTAATAAGTACTAAGGGAAGCTAGGCACCGATATTACGGAGTAATACTAGCAGGAAGAGCTAGAGCTATAAAGTATCTAGAAAAATAGCCAAGGAAGGCTATAGTATAAGAATCGAGTATACGTAAAGCTAAATAATAGGatagtattaataataaatatttatatattaaaattcggaggatatataggtatcgtaaaaactataaaaaaGATTAAGCAGTACTTTAACTGGCTAGGGATTAAGGGCAACGTTAAGGaagctatttaattatactatacgtacgaGAGAACGAGGGTTACGAGGTATAAGCCTTATGGATTTCTaaaactattattaatagcggaacGACTATAGAATTTAGTTACTATAGACTTTATTACtaaattactaaagtttaaagatacggtaaccggcgttaaatacgatagtatattaacggtaatcGATAGGCTTATTAAGTAAGTAtactttttactatataaggaGACCtagtcggtaaagtaattagcgGACGTAATACTacggtatattatagtaatatatatatagctaaaagagtttattacggatcgcgatATTAAGTTTATATCGAAGTTTTAAAGAATATTAATAACGAGGCTAAGGATAATAAGTAAAGCGTTATCGGCCTACTACCCTTAGATAGACGGTTAAACGGAGCGGCTTAACTAGATCGTAAAATAATACctacggaattatattaattttaagtAGGACGATTAGGTTAAACTATTACCTACGGTACAGttagcgtataatatatcgctaaCAGAGACTACGAAAGTTATACCCTTTTTCGCGAATTTCGGCTACGAGGCAGACTTACGGCAAGGGCCTACCGTTAAGGTACCTAGGGCCGGGGTTAAGGTAGATAagatatatatactttacaGTAAACTTAAGTAAAAACTGGAGTTTATAAGGGAAAGGATACGgaaatattataatactaaaaggctcgagggaCCTCGCTTTAAGGGGGGAGATATAGTATTCCTTTCTACACGCAATTTACGTACTAAAAGACCTAATAAGAAGCTAGACCATAGGCGAGTGGGCccgtttaaggttaaaaggaagatatcggagacggcattcgaactggagctaCCCCGTACGATACGTCTACGGTCATATACCTTTTACATCTCACTTCTGGAGCCCGCACCACCGGCAACTAAAGCCAATACACAGGCcgtggcggaggacgaagaagaagagtacGATGTGGAAGAGATACTGGATTTACGGTTCAATAGAGGCCAATTGGAGTATTTGGTTAGTTAGGTAGGATATCCGGCCACGGATAACTCGTGGGAACCACAGGCATATCTTAACTGCCTAGATAAGCTAAAAGAATTCTACCGGCAACACCCAGACCGACCAAAACCCAAGCAAGCAAAAGTAAATCCAGACTTAAAAGAACCTCGTCGGGTGCTTTTAAATCTGGAAGAACCTTAGCAGGAgtcgaacctgcgcctccgaCAGGGTAATCGGCGTACTACACGCTATACTACAAGGTTGGAAGGTAGAAAGGAATCCAGGCCCAACTAGCATCacacacccccaccaccgcaaaaAGATCAGTACCTAGACTCGAGGGGAGAATACCCATGAATCTAGATACTAAAGAACCTCAGCAGGAgtcgaacctgcgcctccggcAAAGTAGTCGGCGTGCTACACGCTACACCACGAGGTTGGAAGGTGTGAGGAGGACCAAATACAAGTAGCGCCACGCGCCTCAACCAccttgggaggtggaaggcgTGCCGCTAGCGGTATCCTGCGCGgtcaggaaggaaggaccggccacACCGGGATCAAAGGAAAGGTCGGTAGGCCAGTCGAGGCCCAAGGCAGGATCCAGGAAAGAGAGGTCAGAGGGTACGGCGGCGGGAGACTCCGTCGTGCGACGATTCGAGAGATCCGGAGAAGCGGGggctggaagaaggggagcaTCGTTGGACGATGAGGCAGCCAGCGCGGCTTCCTCCCGCTTAACGCGCTCCAGCTCTTCCACACTATCAAGGCCACGAGAGACGGCCGCAGCCATTCGCTCAAACCACAGTCGTTTCTGTAGGCATAGGCGGTTGATCTTCTAATCCAGGGCGGCACGTTAGGACTCGGCTTCTGCCATCTCCGTCTCTAGCTAATCGTGCTGGGAGATGACCTTGCGGAGCTGTTGGACGGACAACCCACGAGCGTCACAAAGGGACTGGTTATGCTGTATACAGGCAGCGCAGCGCTCGGAAACTGAAGGAGAGATCTTGCAAGAGAGGCCACGTCTCTCGCAGAAGGAACAGGCACGTTTTATGATAGTGGCAAACCGTAGGACTGTAGCGAGTAACTCGTCACGATCCGCTGTTTTCGTATGCGGAGGTTTAGTACCCGATCGCGTCTTACTCACACGGTTAGACATACTGAAGCGTAAAGAATAGgggaaaaaggaggaaaactTATAAGTGCTGGCGGACGAAGGAGAGTAGGCTAGGCCGACGGGACTTCGgcctgggagggggagcgtcGTGTCACGGCTCGACACCtagtggggcgcaggcgcaccACTGACCAATCATTAGCACAGGATtacggaccaatcagaataGGATTAtcaggatcgagggtcgatcCAGAGGAGTCAACCCCGGAgggatagtatcgataggatcgagggtcgagtctatcgatccaggacaacgccaggcttggcgtaggatatatatatatacggaggaactggctggtgtagatagacagttccgcagtatgcaattgcaagttgtattcacggtatctagtgtttacattgagacatcttgtcgtacactgtctagctgtaccgaaccaggattattcagaagtagccttcaaccggtatccctttcagaggttctggataggggttcgtcatatcTTTCCGAACTCCACATGTGACGAACTCCTATCCAAAACCTCTGAGAGGGATACTCAGTTGAAGGTACTTCTAGACAAatggttcggtacagctaaacagtgtacaacaatggcttgtctcaatcacaacaGTCTAGATACTAACAATTGTGAGttgtattgcatactacggaactgtctatctacaccagctagttcctccgtatatatagacttCCATCCTCCAGGCACCTCCGTACCCGGCTTACTGCGGCTCACAGGTGAGCGGTGGTGAtctatgacgaacccctatccagaacctctgaaagggatactggttgaaggctgcttctgaataatcctggttcggtacagctaaacagtgtacgacaagatgtctcaatgtaatcacaaatactgtaactacaacttgaattgcatactgcggaactgtctatctacaccagccagttcctccgtatatatagaccttgtgccaagccatatttacttcttgctcagtgcccttggcacactgatcacgactgcttagtctgctcagtgcccttggcgtactgatcagtcgtcccttactgtgattggttCTTCTTGTACGTTcctccgattggcccctattcccgtggccctataacccgtcctgtaccagggttgtgacacgATCCGGCTCACCTTTGCTAAGAGGTGAGGGCCTCATCACCCTGCAGCCTCGCCGTTACATTTCCCTTAATTGGCTACTACGGCCTGCTGCAGTTTCCACTCAATCTTGCTATATGGTTAGTCTGTGACACCACACCTTGTTTTTTTATAAGCCTCGCTTTAAGAACGTGACATTTATAAAGTTTTATTAGATAGATTTCaaaattttaaaatattaatttaaggaaaaatttatttttatattaaacTAAAGACCGATAAAAAGATAACATAAAAAATTAAGTTAAATAATTATCAAAATATttctttaataatataatattcttatttataaaaaaggAATTTCTATATcttttttactattataattTATAGTAATTCAACTATATTAATCTATTATAGTTATATTGATACACAgattttttatattaattaaaatttaatatttttaataatcAAATACTTTCCCGGAGCTAATTGTCACAATCGTGGATGAAAAGCCAACGTACGGGGCGCGGGACGTTCCTAGCCAATCGTTACTGACTAATCGAAAGTGGAGCGATGGGATCACGATGAGCGTAGTGAACCACAGGAAAGGTAATCCAGATCCCCTTTGGGGGGAACGTGATCCAGGTGATCTAcggtctatatatacggaggaactagataGCTggtagatagttccgcagtattgtcacagttaacccaacggcaggccgcgcagtatgtggggcgcggggagtccccagccaatcattaaggaaaccaggaagCAGCCagtcaaggctggccagaagtgctacggcgccaagaggcctgagcagtctgcaggatgcaagatgctacgggtgatcgaagacatagcacgatgagcacttcgcaggatgcaaagtgctaggagtgatcggggccgtagcagggcgagcacctcagggccccgaggtctatatatacggaggaactggctggtgtaggtagacagttccgcagtatgcaattcaagcttgtattcacggtatctagtgtttacatcgagacatcttgtcgtacactgtttagctgtaccgaaccaggattattcagaagtagccttcaaccggtatccctttcagaggttctggataggggttcgtcataagtatgcaatacaagtcacatTCGTTGGTATCAGACTtttgtgattgagacaagccgttgttgtgcactgtttagctgcaccgaaccatTTGTCTAGAAGTACCTTCAACTGAGTATCCCTctcagaggttctggatcgGGGTTCGTCACATGAAGTCCATATCCTCTGGAGCTGTTTTTAATTGGGTATCGGTCATAAAATACAGGCAGCCCTACAAGGTGAGGACCACAGTCAGTAATAGAATATTCtttcgctctctctctctctctctctctctctctctctttaAGTCTCCCATGAATGCTTGCCTTCCTCTCAACACACAACTACGCTTTTCAACCTTGTTCAAACATCACACCATCCATCAAGCCTCAAGCCCCCATGTTCTACAATATCAAACAGGATATACAAGAAAATGCAgtgaaggggaaaaaaggcTTTAAATGCAACCCCCTGACTCCAGGTATAAGCGCAAAGCAAAGATAACCGCTCGCATCTTACCCCATGTACGCCAATTCGCCAAATGACATCGCCTATGTCGCTCTCGCCAGAAAGCAAACGCCAGCCAGGAGTGCCATCCACAACATAGATATAATACCCACCATCCGACCCCAAATAAACCAAAAATAAATGACCACAGGGGAATCTGAAAGCACAGGAAACAAATGAGAAAATACAAGAGCAATGACAAGCAAGTCTTGCAAAGTCTTACCCCACAGCCAACGTCGAATCCAATACCGAATTCAAGAAATCGCCATCTGCCGGGTCGgctccctcccaccaaagATCGTTGTCGATATCCATGGCATCTGGCCCGTGACCGTGCCCTCCTATTCCATTTgtaagtggtggtgggtctGTGGTTGCCGTGGCCAGGGCTTTGCTGCCACCAGCTGCTGTTGGTAATGGTATTAACGACGGCATTCCGTTCACCATTGTCGTCGTGCCGCccatctcgacatcctcatcgtcactTTCGCCTAATATCCTTCCACCCTCCTTCTTAATATACGTGTAAGATTCCCAATCTTCCAACTCTCCTTCTCGGTAGTCGTTGACAATCGTTTTCACTATTGTCGGGAAGTTTGCCATTCCACAGTCGCCCACATCCAACGCCAACCTCAAATCTGTCATTCCAAGAGGTCCTCTTTCGCTCGCAGCTTTGGCTTCGATCGGCAACAGCCCGCTCTTGTCCCTGGTCAGCTCTCCCCTTTGGaaggcttcttcttcctttgcCAGTTGCTTCTTGTATTTGTGCGTCTGAACCCATGCACCCCCTGGCCCAAAGCCAGCATTTCCAGAGTCGCCGGGTCCGTTGCTGCGAGTACGGCTGAATACCTGCGTAAGAACTTCTTTTATAAACGTGTCGGTGGCGATAGACATGAATTGGGCGGCTTCTGGCGCGTGGCCGGAGACGAGACCAGATTCATAGCAAAAGGGCAACATGCGGGCTTCGATACTAGATACGTCAGGGAATTCGCCAGACTCGACGGCAAGAGGTTGGGCAAAGCGTTTTCGGATCTCGAGGTCAAAGTCTACACGCTGTTAGTGAAGAGTCAAATAAGGGGTAAGGAAGGGGTACATACTCATGCGACTGAGACCCCCTGCTGCGCTTGCTGGTACCTCGGTGGTCTTGGCAGGTTTGATGCGGCTCTGGTCTGTAAATACATCTGCCAAGGAATTGAATGGGTCGAACTAGATAAAGGGTCAGTA
Proteins encoded in this window:
- a CDS encoding hypothetical protein (EggNog:ENOG503NXUI; COG:S), which gives rise to MVDIDPAALSRPSISVSTPVLANKSINVSAPSLHKTPKTSQLIPARIDLEPIYTQLKSTIGPEQWVIYKETITNFLIGRLNQAEFSERIDPILASPDGQREHLHNQLIAAIYGNVTREMPDQGLAPWVSANDKPSTTAGNKPVSGDAAERRLKGEVMQLPARDRRRIKDIVQNDFDPFNSLADVFTDQSRIKPAKTTEVPASAAGGLSRMNFDLEIRKRFAQPLAVESGEFPDVSSIEARMLPFCYESGLVSGHAPEAAQFMSIATDTFIKEVLTQVFSRTRSNGPGDSGNAGFGPGGAWVQTHKYKKQLAKEEEAFQRGELTRDKSGLLPIEAKAASERGPLGMTDLRLALDVGDCGMANFPTIVKTIVNDYREGELEDWESYTYIKKEGGRILGESDDEDVEMGGTTTMVNGMPSLIPLPTAAGGSKALATATTDPPPLTNGIGGHGHGPDAMDIDNDLWWEGADPADGDFLNSVLDSTLAVG